The DNA segment GATGGAGAAAGAGCGGGCGCCATAGCTGTAGATCTCGTCGTAATCTCCGTCACCGTCGCTATCACCATTGACGGTGGTTGTCTTGAGTCGACCCAGGTTCTCATCTGCCTGCAGTGTTACCGCATCGGGAAAGGAGACAGGATCGAGAACCAGATCCTTTACTCTCTCCTCTTCGCTGAAACCGTCATAGTCACGGCTGTCACCCTCGTTGGCGGTGACGATGAAGGTGCGGCCACGGAATTTGTAGCTGGTGATGGCGTCGGGCTGGTACATGCCCTTGATCGGCCAGTTGGCGATGTTGATCATGTCGTCCCTGTTGCTAACATCCAGGGCGTTTTCCGGCAGGCTGTGGTCCTTGGTGCCCAAGGGAAGCAAACGTTTTACCTTTGCGCGACGGATATCGATCACAGCCAGGGCATTGGCCTCCTGCAGGCTGACCCAGGCTCGGCGTGAGTTCTTCGATACGGTGATGTATTCCGGCTCCAGGTCCTGGGCCACGCTGGCGCCGGGACCGAAGATGCGAATACCCTGCTCCCTCAGTGCATCCACTTGATCGTTGAATTTGCTGAAGTCGGCAGTCCGCACCTTGGCGTGGGCCACACCGTGCTTGAGATCGATGATGCTGATGGAGCCCTCAGGGTCGACGCTGTAGTCGTCATTGGGTTCACCCTCGTTGGCCACCAGTAGATATTTCCCGTTAGGCGTAAAGATCACCATGTCGGGAAGCGCACCCACAGGGACTGTATCGATCAGGGTAAGGTCGAGGGCATCGTAGAATGCCACAAGCCCCGGCGCCTGTTTGTCGTCGGCCTCGATGGCAACGGCAACTATCCCTTTGTGGACGGCAACACTGTTGGCGCCGGCGCCCAGTTGAGTCACGTCTATGGTGCTGATCAGCTGCGGGTTGATTGGATCATTGATATCCAGAACATCCACACTCGGCGCACTTGCATTGATAGCAAACAGGCGTTGATTACGGGGATCGTGTGCAACAATCTCCGCAGCCCCATCATCAAATACCCCGGTATGGTATTGGCCGACTACGCTTAGATTGAGGTCGGATATTTTCCCATCGTCTGCAATCAGGGCACCGGCAAAGGAAAGGCAGAGTGAGGCGGCAAGGACAGTTAACTTCATTCGAATCTCCATAGGTCGTTTTTCTTGGTTCCGTGGGAGCATATCCACCCAATGTGACAGACATATTTCCTTTTTATGCCTATCCGCCAGAATTCTAAAACTGACACCATGAACAAAGGGAGCATCTCTTGGCACCTGTCAGGTTCCTGGGTAGAGTGCTTGGTGAGTATTTGTCATCAACAGAGCAGACAGAATGAGCCAACTCTTTACCCCCTATAGCCTGGGTGGACAAAACCTGGATAACCGTATCGTTATCGCCCCCATGTGCCAATATTCGGCAGTTGAAGGTCAGGCCACCGACTGGCACCTGATCCACCTCGGCCATCTTGCCCTCTCCGGCGCCGCCCTGCTCTTCATCGAGGCCACCGCGATCACACCCCAGGGGCGCATCTCGCCCAGCGATCTCGGTCTCTGGTCGGATGAGACCGAAAACGCCCTGGGACGGGTAATCAAGGGAGTGCGCGCCTATTCGAACATGCCCATCGCCATCCAGTTGGCCCATGCGGGACGCAAGGCCTCCACCGCTGTACCCTGGATGGGCGGTAGTCAACTGCCCCTGGGACAGGGAGGATGGCAAACCTGCGCCCCCTCCCCCCTGGCTTGGGGTGAGGAGGAACGCTCGCCTGCCGGGTTGGATCTGGAGAGTATGCGCGAGATACGCCGGGCCTTCGTCACCGCCGCCGCCCGCGCCCATCGACTGGGCATAGAGGTGATTGAAATCCATGCCGCCCACGGTTATCTGCTGCATCAGTTTCTGTCGCCACTCTCCAACCGGCGTGACGATAACTATGGAGGCTCCCTGGAGAACCGTCTGCGCTTTCCCCTGGAGGTTTTCCAGGCGGTGCGGGAGGCACTCCCTCCCAAAGTGCCGGTGGGCATGCGTATCTCCGCCACGGACTGGGTAGAGGGGGGCTGGGATATGGAGCAGAGCCTGGCCCTTGCCCAGGCGTTGAAACAGCGGGATTGCGCCTTCATTCATGTCTCCAGCGGCGGTCTCTCCCCCTTGCAGCAGATTTCCGCCGCCCCCGGCTTTCAGGTCCCTTTCGCTGAACAGATTCGCAGGGAGAGCGGCCTGCCCACCATTGCGGTGGGGCTGATCACCGAGCCGGAGCAGGCGGAAACCATTGTCGCCACGCAACAGGCCGATCTGGTGGCCCTGGCGCGGGGCATACTCTACAACCCCCGCTGGCCCTGGCATGCCGCCGCCACCCTGGGTGACCAGGTCAGCGCACCGCCTCAATATTGGCGCTCACCGCCCTACGGCATCAATGCCCTATTCAAAGATCAGTGATACTTCTCGGTGGTGAAGTGCCCCGGCTCCTTCTTGCGATGTTTACGCATGCCACGGGCCTCCAGGGCTGCTGAGACCTCCCGGATCATGCCCATGTTGCCGCAGAGCATCACATGCGACTTCTGCGGCGTCAGTTCGACACCGGCATGCCTCTCCAGACGACCATCCTCCAGGGCAGCGAGAATGCGCCCCTGCAGGGCGTCCTGCAACTGCTCCTGACTGGTGATCGGCAGATAGCGGAAGCGCTCGCCGTAATCCTGTTTCAGGGTGGCGATCTCCTCACCATAGCTGAGTTGATCCTTGTAACGGACATTGTGTACCAGGACGATCTGCTGGAATCGCTGCCATGGGAGCTCGGTACGCAGAATGGAGAGATAGACCCCCAGCGCAGTCCCCGTGGCGATCATCCAGAGATTTTCGCTCTGGGGCAGTTGCTCGAGGGTGAAAAAGCCATTTGCCCTGGCTGAGACCCAGACCCGGTCACCCGGCTCCAGCGCCGCCAGTCGAGGACTCAAGGGGCCGTTCTCCACCTCGTTGAAATGGACTTCCAACAGCTCATCCTGGGGCGGATTGACGAAGGAGTAGGGCCGCGCCACACGCTCCCCGTCGATCTCCAGGGCCAGGCGGGTGAACTGCCCGGCAGTAAAGCCATCCACGGGCGCCTTGAGACGAATGGAGTAGAGTTTGTCACTCCAGTGCCGTTTTTCCACAACCTTGCCTTCCAACCACTTCTCCATTACTAACGCCTCCTACCTGATCAACTTGCTTGACTCTATATATGGGCATGTATAACCGTAATTCCCAGATAGTTCATCGTGGTAATTATTGTGGTTTATCAACCTGTTGATCTCTGTTCGGCCGCATAAATCGTGTACTGGAGAGGATTTGGCCCTGAATCAGGCCCCTTAATCATTTTTCGTGATACAAAATCAATATTTATCATTTTTCCTAAGTTCAAACTACGAACCATACTAGTCAGCAATCAATTTTTTATTTTTAAATACACGAGGAGGCCTGGTAATGACCCAGACTGCAACCCAATCCGCCAACACCGCTTCACCGCCCCTGCTGTTCGATGAGGAGGGATTTCTCATCGATCACCTGACATGGACCGAACAGCTTGCCCAGGATATGGCCCAGCAGGAGGGAGTCGACAATCTGAGCGAGCAGCACTGGCAACTGCTGCGGCATATCCGTGATCGCTACCTGAGCCTGGGCTCCCTGCCAAACATGCGCCTGGTCTGCCGCGCCACCGGCATCCCGCGCTGGAAGGTGCACAGCCTGTTCGGTAGCTGCCTGAGCATCTGGCGCATCGCCGGACTCCCCGATCCCGGTGAGGAAGCCAAGGCCTACCTGAGCTGATATCTGTGCGGATCCTAGTATCCCGCGCGTATTCATAACACTCCCCACCAACCCTAACCTGCCGGGCCCGGCCGTTGCATCAGCAAGGCCGGGCTCGCATACCTGATAGACCCGATTGCTATCCCTCCCGGCGATCCCGGTCATTTTTTTAAGGTCTGGCAATTGGTCGCCCAACCGCTCCCCTGGATCTCAATAATCTGTACCATGTCATATGCTTACAGATTAGAATGTCTGATTGATTCCATTCAGACAACCATCCAAGAATAAACGAGCCGGCCCATTTCCATGTCCGAGATTTTTAAAAATCGCTATTTGATTGGAATCATTATCATTGGCACCCTTGCAGTAACGTTTTGGGTTTCCCATCGGGTCATCTGGAGCAACGAATTACGCACCCTGAGCTTCGCTAACCGGCAGCAACTTGAACAGTTCGCCAGTCATCTTGATTCGCAACTCTCCCGATATCAATTCACGCCTCAGTTAGTGGCCAAAAATTCACTGTTGGTTGAGCTGCTGAATGATCCGAAAAATGACTCCCTGGTGGAGGTGGTCAATCTCTTACTGCGGGAGATTAATGAGATCACCAGTGCTTCCGACACCTATCTGATGGATAGAACCGGCTTAACCCTGGCAGCCAGCAATTGGGCTGATGAAAATCCCTTCGTTGGAAAGAATTTCAGTTTTCGCCCCTATTTCTCTGAAGCCATGGAGGGCAAAGTCGGCCGTTACTTCGCCCTTGGGACAACTTCCAAGAAACGCGGTTATTACTTCTCTTACCCAGTTACATACAACGCTGAGAAGATCGGGGTCATCGTGGTTAAGATGGATCTTTCGCAGATTGAAAAATACTGGTCCGAGAGACATTCCCAGTTCATTGTCAGCGATCCGGATGGAATTATATTTATTACCACGAACCTGGATTGGCTGTACAAGAGCATTGTACCTCTACCCCCTAAAGCCCTGGAACGCATCAAGGCAAGCCGTCGTTACGAGGATTCGGATATCCAAGCACTGAAGCTGAAGAATATGGCAACGATATCTGACAGTAGCCTAATTATTCAGATCGATACGGGAGACACAACAGATGAATATCTTTCAAGCTTTTATGATATGCAGGCGGCAGGCTGGTCAGTTCGCATTCTGACCCCCTTGGAGGATTTGAGGCAACAAAGTCTAATCAATGCATTCACCATACTGCTGATTGCTCTATCCTTGCTACTGATCAGCCTGCTTGTCTGGCAATGGATCAGACGACATCAAGTGCGTGAACGAATTCATCAAGAAGCGCATAAACAACTGGAAAAGAAAGTCTCGCTCAGAACCACCGACCTGCAGAATGAAATTGACGAACACAAGCAGACTGAAAAGACACTGCGTGAAACACAAGGGGAACTGATTCAAACCGCTAAGCTAGCCGTCCTGGGCCAGATGTCAGCCAGCATAAGCCATGAGCTTAACAATCCACTTGCGGCAATCCGCAGCTATGCTGACAATGCACGTAAATTTCTATCCATCAATAAACATGAGAAGGCGGATGACAACCTGCAGCGGATTGCCCAACTGACAGATCGCATGTCAAGAATCAGCTCCCAACTGAAATTTTTCTCCCGTAAATCGAGTGGTCAGCTTGAATCAGTCAATATCGCTCCAATCATACAAACTGCCATCGAGATTTCCCGGCCGCAGATTAAACAGTTGGCGATCTCCATCGACACTGAAAATGTGGACAGCAGCATCATTGCCCATGTTGATATTATCCAACTGGAGCAGGTATTGATTAACCTCATCAACAATGCCATTTATGCGATCGGCACTCATTCTCCAGGCACCATTACTATCACTACCGAGCAGGATACAGGGCAGATTATGATTCATGTGGATGATACAGGACCGGGAATCGATGAACAGAAGCTTGAAATGATCTTTGAACCCTTCTACACCACACGAGAATCTGGGCTTGGACTTGGGCTTTCGATATCAGCCAGAATCATCGATAGCATGAATGGCGGATTAGCGGTTAATAATTTAAAGCCAAGTGGTGCACGCTTCACCATAACACTACCTGATTCGGATGAAGGAATATGAGTACCAGACCTGATGTCTATTTTATCGATGATGAAATCGATCTCCGCTTGGCCAATGAGCAGACCCTTGAACTGGCCGGTTTCCAGGTTCAGGTTTTTGAAAAGGCCGAGGATGTTCTGCAGCTGATCGATGATCAGACCAGCGGCATCGTGGTCAGTGACATTCGATTGCCGGGTATTGATGGCCTTACGCTGCTGCAGAGACTCCAACAAGTGGATACAACCCTGCCCATCATATTGATTACGGGTCATGGGGACATTTCCATGGCGGTGGATGCCATGCAGAAAGGTGCCTATGACTTTATTGAGAAACCCTTTTCCGCAGAGCGATTGGTGGAAACTGTGCGCAGGGCCCTGGAAAAACGCAGACTCATCCTTGAAAACCGAACATTAAAAAACGAGTTGGATGCGGAAAACTCCCTAGGGCCTCGCATCATTGGTAAGACACCGGCTATTAAGGCACTGAAAAACACCATCTATCAACTTGCTGATACCGCTGCTGATATTTTGCTGATGGGCGAGACGGGAACCGGTAAGGAGCTGGTGGCACGTTCCCTTCATGAACACAGCAAAAGAAGAGATAAAAATTTTGTAGCCGTGAACTGCGGTGCCATCCCGGAAAATCTGATCGAAAGTGAACTCTTCGGTCACGAAAAGGGCGCCTTCACCGGTGCGGAAACTCGACGCATTGGAAAATTCGAATATGCCAATCATGGTAGTGTTTTTCTGGATGAACTTGAATCCATGCCCCTGTCAGCACAGGTCCGACTATTGCGTGTACTACAGGAACGATCCCTGGAACGGGTAGGATCCAATGAGAGCATCGATCTGGATATCCGAATCATTGCAGCCACCAAGGTTGATCTTAAAGCCGCAGCTGAACGGGGTGAGTTCAGGGAGGATCTCTACTATCGATTAAACGTTGTAACCCTGGAACTCCCGCCATTACGCGAACGTCGTGAAGACATCCCTCTACTGTTCCAGCACTTTCTACTGGTTGCTGCCGCACGCTATGGTAAGGTAGCACCTGCAATGCCGGACAATATCAGTCAGAAACTGATGGCCTTCAATTGGCCTGGTAATGTGAGAGAACTACGCAATGCCGCAGAGCGCTTCGTACTGCTTGGCGATGAGTGCGGCCTCCAACTGGATGATAACTCTGCTATGTCTCCTTGCGTCCCCATGACCCTACCTGAACATGTTGAGGCCTTTGAACGGGCGATGATCGAGCAGGCCCTATCCGAATCTGACGGGGTGATAAAACAGACCATGGAGCTGCTCGGATTGCCGAGAAAAACCCTTTATGACAAGATGCAGAAATATGGCCTGGACAAACACAGATATAAATAAATTATAAGCTAGGGTTTTTGGCAGAATGTCACACTAATCTGCATGGCAAATGGGTGGATTTCCACCCACTCCAGGAAAACCCCTCAATAGATAGATTTTGTAATTTATTCATTCAATCATTAACTTAGATTGAAGTAAAAAAACAACATCTTCTCTGGCCTGGCTTTTGCTGATATTCCGACTATCGCGATGAATCAGCGAAGTCTATCTCTCACTTAAAACATAAAACTCGGAGGATACTTAATGAATATCACACGCAGATCAATCCTGGCCGCCGGAACGGCCCTGCTCACTGCCAGCATGATGATACCTGTCACAGCGGCAGCCAAAGAGAGGGTGGTTTTCAGTGGTGGCCCGGCAGGCGGAACCTTCCAGGTCGTCGCCAACGCTGTCCAGGTTTACAAACCTATAAAGGCCTCGAAAGACTTCCGTGTCAAGGCACAGTCCTCGGCCGGATCGGTTGAAAACCTGCGCAAGGTAAACTCGGGCAAGGCCCAGATGGGTGTGGTCTATTCCGGCCACGTCTACCTCGGTCGCAACGGACAGATGAAAAACGATACCAGGAAGTATGAGGATGTCATGGCTGTTGCATGGCTCTACGGCGCACCGGCCCAGCTGGTGACGCGTAAGGGTTCCGGCATCAAAAGCACCAAGGATCTTGTAGGCAAAAAGGTCGGTGTTGGTAACGCCGGTTCAGGCGCCTTCGCTAACTGCGAGCTTTTCTTCACCCACATGGGCGTATGGGATAGTGTCGAACGTAATGCCATGGGTTATAACGACGCAGCACAGGCATTCGGTAATAATCAGCTGGATGCCTTCTGGCTGTTCACGGCCTTTCCCAGTGGCGCTGTAATCATGGCAGCCCAAACCAATGACATTGAATTGGTCAATGTGGGTAAGGATGCTCAGGATAGTGGCTTCTTCGAGAAATACCCCTACTTCTCCCAGTTGGCCGTACCCGCCGGCACCTATCGTGGCGTTGATACTGAATCTCCCTCGTTCCAGGACTCAGCCCTTTGGGTAGCCAATTCCAAGGTCTCAGATGACACCGTCTACAATATGCTTTCAATCATGTATACCGACGAAGGCCTGGCTCACATGAAGGCACAGAAAAAGACCTTCAAGCACATGAGCCTCGACACCGGGACTCAGGGGGTTGTTACTCCCTGGCATCCTGGCGCCATCAAGTTCTGGAAAGAGAAAGGTATGATGTAAACCTTATCGCTCCTGAACACTAAAGCTGTAAAGGAGCAATGCCAAAGATAAAGCCAACCACAGCAATGTGGTTGGCTTTTCTTCTTGAACAACCCGCAAATCCTCAGTGTTAAACCCAATCCATCTTGTTCTACAGTCTCAATAACGAGCGTGATCATTACAGATATGACAGGAGGTTGACCGTGGCACTGCAAAAACCCAAGCACGATGAGACCTACACTGATGAAGAGGTCGAGGCGCGTCTCAAAGCGGAGTTACCCCATTGGTATCTGGAGAAGGGATGGATCAGGCGAAAATACAAAACCAGTGGCTGGAAAGGTAGCATGATGGTGGTGAATACCGTTGGCCACCTGGCGGAGGCCGCTTTCCACCACCCGGACCTGGCGGTCTCCTATGCCTTCGTCATCGTCAAACTGGTCACCCACTCGGCCAAAGGCATCACCAACAAGGATTTCGAACTGGCGCGCAAAATCGAAGAGGTCATCATGTGGCAGCCCGGTCTCGATGGGGGCGCCCTAGAAGGCACCCCGGATGATCCTCGTTTCAAGTACATTAAATACGATTGATTCTGATTACCATTTTCTTAACCCTATGGCCGGGCTTGTCCGGCTGTCATCGATGAGCCTGGATGTCACTGCAGCGCCAGCATCCAGGACCCTCACTAATCTCACATATCCCTGCAAATTCAATAACTAACAGTAAACAAGCGGGATCAAGCAACAACTCAAGATAAATACCTGCCATTAACTAGCAGCCAATCCCTTAAGTGTCGTGTGTGATTGCCGTTACCCTAAAAAATTGATTACGGATATCCCCTAGGGACGGACCAAGGCAATGACAGGCACCATATGAAGCAGGGATTTAAGTTTAACAACAAAAACTTAAGCCTATGGACATATCTGGCAGCCCTGCTGTGGAGTGCGGTTTTCGTCTTCTCGCTTGAATGGAATCTAAAACAGAATCAACGCATGGTGCCTGAGCGGGCCAATGCCCAGGCACGTGGCGCCATCGAAAAAGACCTGATCTATCGTAGCGTGGTCTCCCGGGTCGGCGGCGTGTATATGCCCGTGGACCAAGGGATCACTCCCAACCCCTACCTAGCCCATCTACCCGATCGGGACGTGACCACCAATGACGGGCGTGTACTGACACTGGTTAACTCCTCCTATTTCACCCGCCTGGTTCATGACCAGGAGGCCATACTTTCACCGGATGGCATCCGTGGCCATGCAACTAAAGAGAATCCACTCAGGCCTCTCAATGCACCTGACAGCTGGGAACTGAGAGGCCTGAAAAAGCTGCGTAGCGGCCTGCCTGAGTGGAGTGAAGAGACATTGATCGACGGCAAGCCCTATCTACGTATGATCAAACCCAGACTGGCGAAGGCATCCTGTATGGCCTGTCATCCAGAGGAGAGTGCTCGACCGGGAGAGATCATGGGCGGTATCAGTGTGCGTATTCCGCTGGATCTATTGCAAGCCAACGCAGATGCACGTGTACTGAATATCGTGGGCTGGCATGGGGGATTATGGATACTTGGCATGATCGGCCTGTTTCTCGGAATCCGGCTGCTGCGTATCCAATCGGATAAGATGCACTATTCGGCGCTACACGACATTCTAACAGACCTGCCGAACCGGGCGCTTTTCATGGATCGCCTGGAGCA comes from the Candidatus Thiodiazotropha sp. CDECU1 genome and includes:
- a CDS encoding choice-of-anchor I family protein, which codes for MKLTVLAASLCLSFAGALIADDGKISDLNLSVVGQYHTGVFDDGAAEIVAHDPRNQRLFAINASAPSVDVLDINDPINPQLISTIDVTQLGAGANSVAVHKGIVAVAIEADDKQAPGLVAFYDALDLTLIDTVPVGALPDMVIFTPNGKYLLVANEGEPNDDYSVDPEGSISIIDLKHGVAHAKVRTADFSKFNDQVDALREQGIRIFGPGASVAQDLEPEYITVSKNSRRAWVSLQEANALAVIDIRRAKVKRLLPLGTKDHSLPENALDVSNRDDMINIANWPIKGMYQPDAITSYKFRGRTFIVTANEGDSRDYDGFSEEERVKDLVLDPVSFPDAVTLQADENLGRLKTTTVNGDSDGDGDYDEIYSYGARSFSIRNARGRLVYDSADDFERITAELLPEDFNSNNDANDSFDSRSDDKGPEPEGVTVGKIEDRTFAFIGLERVGGIMVYDITNPHQVRFVEYLNNRDFSVDAELPDGSTNPLVGDLGPEGITFIAEDDSPVDSPLLVVGNEVSGTTTIYSIDVSEDEDEDDSEDKK
- a CDS encoding NADH:flavin oxidoreductase/NADH oxidase; the protein is MSQLFTPYSLGGQNLDNRIVIAPMCQYSAVEGQATDWHLIHLGHLALSGAALLFIEATAITPQGRISPSDLGLWSDETENALGRVIKGVRAYSNMPIAIQLAHAGRKASTAVPWMGGSQLPLGQGGWQTCAPSPLAWGEEERSPAGLDLESMREIRRAFVTAAARAHRLGIEVIEIHAAHGYLLHQFLSPLSNRRDDNYGGSLENRLRFPLEVFQAVREALPPKVPVGMRISATDWVEGGWDMEQSLALAQALKQRDCAFIHVSSGGLSPLQQISAAPGFQVPFAEQIRRESGLPTIAVGLITEPEQAETIVATQQADLVALARGILYNPRWPWHAAATLGDQVSAPPQYWRSPPYGINALFKDQ
- a CDS encoding ferredoxin--NADP reductase; the encoded protein is MEKWLEGKVVEKRHWSDKLYSIRLKAPVDGFTAGQFTRLALEIDGERVARPYSFVNPPQDELLEVHFNEVENGPLSPRLAALEPGDRVWVSARANGFFTLEQLPQSENLWMIATGTALGVYLSILRTELPWQRFQQIVLVHNVRYKDQLSYGEEIATLKQDYGERFRYLPITSQEQLQDALQGRILAALEDGRLERHAGVELTPQKSHVMLCGNMGMIREVSAALEARGMRKHRKKEPGHFTTEKYH
- a CDS encoding TusE/DsrC/DsvC family sulfur relay protein — its product is MTQTATQSANTASPPLLFDEEGFLIDHLTWTEQLAQDMAQQEGVDNLSEQHWQLLRHIRDRYLSLGSLPNMRLVCRATGIPRWKVHSLFGSCLSIWRIAGLPDPGEEAKAYLS
- a CDS encoding sensor histidine kinase; protein product: MSEIFKNRYLIGIIIIGTLAVTFWVSHRVIWSNELRTLSFANRQQLEQFASHLDSQLSRYQFTPQLVAKNSLLVELLNDPKNDSLVEVVNLLLREINEITSASDTYLMDRTGLTLAASNWADENPFVGKNFSFRPYFSEAMEGKVGRYFALGTTSKKRGYYFSYPVTYNAEKIGVIVVKMDLSQIEKYWSERHSQFIVSDPDGIIFITTNLDWLYKSIVPLPPKALERIKASRRYEDSDIQALKLKNMATISDSSLIIQIDTGDTTDEYLSSFYDMQAAGWSVRILTPLEDLRQQSLINAFTILLIALSLLLISLLVWQWIRRHQVRERIHQEAHKQLEKKVSLRTTDLQNEIDEHKQTEKTLRETQGELIQTAKLAVLGQMSASISHELNNPLAAIRSYADNARKFLSINKHEKADDNLQRIAQLTDRMSRISSQLKFFSRKSSGQLESVNIAPIIQTAIEISRPQIKQLAISIDTENVDSSIIAHVDIIQLEQVLINLINNAIYAIGTHSPGTITITTEQDTGQIMIHVDDTGPGIDEQKLEMIFEPFYTTRESGLGLGLSISARIIDSMNGGLAVNNLKPSGARFTITLPDSDEGI
- a CDS encoding sigma-54-dependent transcriptional regulator, which translates into the protein MSTRPDVYFIDDEIDLRLANEQTLELAGFQVQVFEKAEDVLQLIDDQTSGIVVSDIRLPGIDGLTLLQRLQQVDTTLPIILITGHGDISMAVDAMQKGAYDFIEKPFSAERLVETVRRALEKRRLILENRTLKNELDAENSLGPRIIGKTPAIKALKNTIYQLADTAADILLMGETGTGKELVARSLHEHSKRRDKNFVAVNCGAIPENLIESELFGHEKGAFTGAETRRIGKFEYANHGSVFLDELESMPLSAQVRLLRVLQERSLERVGSNESIDLDIRIIAATKVDLKAAAERGEFREDLYYRLNVVTLELPPLRERREDIPLLFQHFLLVAAARYGKVAPAMPDNISQKLMAFNWPGNVRELRNAAERFVLLGDECGLQLDDNSAMSPCVPMTLPEHVEAFERAMIEQALSESDGVIKQTMELLGLPRKTLYDKMQKYGLDKHRYK
- a CDS encoding TAXI family TRAP transporter solute-binding subunit, whose protein sequence is MNITRRSILAAGTALLTASMMIPVTAAAKERVVFSGGPAGGTFQVVANAVQVYKPIKASKDFRVKAQSSAGSVENLRKVNSGKAQMGVVYSGHVYLGRNGQMKNDTRKYEDVMAVAWLYGAPAQLVTRKGSGIKSTKDLVGKKVGVGNAGSGAFANCELFFTHMGVWDSVERNAMGYNDAAQAFGNNQLDAFWLFTAFPSGAVIMAAQTNDIELVNVGKDAQDSGFFEKYPYFSQLAVPAGTYRGVDTESPSFQDSALWVANSKVSDDTVYNMLSIMYTDEGLAHMKAQKKTFKHMSLDTGTQGVVTPWHPGAIKFWKEKGMM
- a CDS encoding 4a-hydroxytetrahydrobiopterin dehydratase, which produces MALQKPKHDETYTDEEVEARLKAELPHWYLEKGWIRRKYKTSGWKGSMMVVNTVGHLAEAAFHHPDLAVSYAFVIVKLVTHSAKGITNKDFELARKIEEVIMWQPGLDGGALEGTPDDPRFKYIKYD